One region of Nycticebus coucang isolate mNycCou1 chromosome 10, mNycCou1.pri, whole genome shotgun sequence genomic DNA includes:
- the AVPR1B gene encoding vasopressin V1b receptor, with amino-acid sequence MDSGPIWAGSPTPQGTLSAPNATIPWLGRDEEVAKVEIGVLATVLLVATGGNLAVLLTLGQLGRKRSRMHLFVLHLALTDLAVALFQVLPQMLWDITYRFRGPDVLCRAIKYLQVLSMFASTYMLLAMTLDRYLAVCHPLRSLRQPSQSTHPLIAAPWLLAAIFSLPQVFIFSLREVVPGSGVLDCWADFHFPWGPRAYLTWTTLAIFVLPVAMLTACYSLICHEICKNLKGKTQAWRAEGRGWRTCNRPSACVPVRATQGLPSRVSSISTISRAKIRTVKMTFIIVLAYIACWAPFFSVQMWSVWDENAPDEDSTNVAFTISMLLGNLSSCCNPWIYMGFNSHLLPRPLRHLVCCGRPRMHRQLSNGSILSRPTTLLTHSSCSPTLNFSLSERPRPIESLTLEQVDGEATTETSVF; translated from the exons ATGGATTCTGGTCCCATTTGGGCCGGCAGCCCTACCCCTCAGGGCACCCTCTCAGCCCCTAATGCCACAATACCTTGGCTAGGCCGGGATGAGGAGGTGGCCAAGGTGGAGATCGGAGTCCTGGCCACTGTCTTGCTGGTGGCCACAGGAGGCAACCTGGCTGTGCTGCTGACCTTGGGCCAACTGGGCCGGAAGCGCTCCCGCATGCACCTGTTTGTGCTGCACCTCGCCCTGACCGACCTGGCTGTGGCGCTCTtccaggtgctgccccagatgCTGTGGGACATCACTTACCGCTTCCGGGGCCCTGACGTCCTCTGCAGGGCCATCAAGTACCTGCAGGTGCTCAGCATGTTCGCCTCCACCTACATGCTGCTGGCCATGACACTGGACCGCTACCTGGCTGTCTGTCACCCCCTGCGCAGCCTGCGGCAGCCcagccaatccacccaccccCTCATTGCTGCTCCCTGGCTGCTGGCTGCCATCTTCAGCCTCCCTcaagtcttcattttttctttgcgAGAGGTGGTCCCGGGCTCGGGAGTGCTGGACTGCTGGGCAGACTTCCACTTCCCCTGGGGGCCACGGGCCTACCTCACCTGGACCACCCTGGCCATCTTCGTTCTGCCCGTGGCCATGCTCACGGCCTGCTACAGCCTCATCTGCCACGAGATCTGTAAAAACCTAAAAGGAAAGACACAGGCTTGGCGGGCGGAAGGACGGGGCTGGAGAACGTGTAACAGACCCTCAGCTTGTGTCCCAGTGAGAGCCACTCAGGGGCTGCCGTCCCGGGTCAGCAGCATCAGTACCATCTCTCGGGCCAAGATCCGAACTGTGAAGATGACCTTCATCATCGTGCTGGCCTATATCGCTTGCTGGGCACCCTTCTTCAGTGTCCAGATGTGGTCTGTGTGGGATGAGAATGCTCCTGATGAAG ATTCCACCAACGTGGCTTTCACCATCTCCATGCTTTTGGGCAACCTGAGCAGCTGCTGCAACCCCTGGATCTACATGGGCTTCAACAGCCACCTGTTGCCACGCCCCCTACGTCATCTTGTCTGCTGCGGGCGTCCCCGGATGCACCGGCAGCTCTCCAATGGGAGCATCTTGAGCCGCCCCACCACGCTGCTGACCCACTCCAGCTGTTCACCCACCCTCAACTTCAGCCTCAGTGAAAGACCCAGGCCCATAGAGTCACTGACTCTGGAGCAGGTGGATGGGGAAGCCACCACTGAGACCAGCGTCTTTTAG